One Baekduia alba genomic window, TCGCCCCCGGACTCGGTGGCGCCGAAGAGCGCGGCGGTCACCAGCTCGGCCTCGACGCCCGAGGCCAGGAGCTTGCGCTCGATCCGCTCGTTGCCCCAGTGGTCCAGCGTGCGGCGATCCTCGACGAAGCGACGGGCGAACCGGGCGTCGTCGAGGTAGCCCTGCGTCGAGAGCTCGGCGACCGTCTGCTCGATCGTGTCCGGCTCTACCCGCTTGCTCTCGAGATGTCGCCGCACCTCGAGCACCGTGCGATCACGGAACCCGAGGTAGCGGTAGCTCAGATCGAGCGCGTGCTGGAGGCGCGCCTCCGGAGTCGTCTCGGTGATCATCCGTGGTCTGTGGTGGTCGTATCAGCGGGACGGCCGCCAC contains:
- a CDS encoding regulatory protein RecX, with translation MITETTPEARLQHALDLSYRYLGFRDRTVLEVRRHLESKRVEPDTIEQTVAELSTQGYLDDARFARRFVEDRRTLDHWGNERIERKLLASGVEAELVTAALFGATESGGEPESQFDAALATLRGRYRIPPESEKDRHRALGFLVRKGYELDVAYDAIRAYGRD